DNA sequence from the Nakaseomyces glabratus chromosome E, complete sequence genome:
CATTCTTTGAGAAGATGGGCATTGAATTTATCTTTTTCCTGAGGACTATTAGCGTATTTTGCAATTCCTGTTTTCCACTCTATCGAGTAGCAACATTTGATGAGCCAGACTGCTCTTTTTAATGGTATTTGCTTGATGTAGCATTGTTCTAATACTTGTCTCCTCTTCAAACCATGTGGTATGAAGCTTGTAATCTTGTGTAGTGGTGTATATGGGGAACTTAGTTCTTGTAACCACAGTTCTTTTCTGTGATCAGTCAAAGTGAGTCTTGATGGCAATTTGAAGTCAGGTCCACATAGATCAGTAAACTTCGAGGCAGCCATGCCATCTTTTGAATTGCCTTTGATCGTATTGATCTCTCTTTCACGGATACGAACTACTTCAGAAAATTTCTCAGACAGTGTTGAGGATAGTTTTGGTAATGAGTCCTGTAAGGAAGATCTCGCCGATATACTCTCAAAATTGACCTTTGAGGTAGAATAATAACCCTTagaaacaaaatttaataatatctcatcttcttctttagtATGCTTCCATGGATCAAAATCTGGGTATATCTTATGCTTAGCTCTCTCCGATTCGGAATACGGGTGTAAGTCATCTGGAGGGGCCAGTTTGTATTTACTTGGTATCATCTCCTTTGAATTTTGATGCTTGTCTCAACTGTTATATCTTCATAAAGTTTTAGAATATCTAGCAACTGCAGCTCAATTTATAACAGAAGTCAAATAGTTCAGCACACTCTTTCAGGCTGTTTTTTCAACTATGCGAGCTTAAAGTATTTCTCAAATTTAGAATAATTGGAATCAATTAGTAACCAGATAATGTCTATACTATCAGGgattttcaaaataaaaaaactgtAACAACTGAagtttgtaatatttactTAATTGCTAACGGGTTTATTGTAATAATAGCTCAACAGCGTTATCGAGCCTGTATTcttagtttttatttttggcaATTGAAAGCAAAATTGGGTTATTCGCTCTGAGAAAGTGATGAGTCggattttgaaaaactaCTTGACGATCAATTGATGATGGCTGAAATGAAGTTCAGCAGACAAATTTTGGATAATATTCTCTCCAAGAGTCTATGGAAAAATAACGAGATGTTGCATTCTGTTCAATACTTTGCGTTAGATAGTTATTTAGCCATATAAAGTGGCAGGATTTATAACATAACAAAATCCCCGGAATctataaaacaaaataaaatgaaggaaaataaaaaaaaccatACTAATAGGATACAAAAGTAGTAATGATATCGGGGATTGAATTAGCAAAACACTAGGAATATGATTTAATTAATATGAATATTGGCTTCTAAATTAATACAACTGTTGAGGTCGTTACTATGTTTTTTCTTGGAGAACTTTGACAAATACCGGAATATGATTTCAATAAAGTTCGAAAGTAAGAGTACTACGCTCTTTCTCCCTTTGAAGATCCCATTAGCTTTTCTTCTCTCTCCGCACCAGTCCGATCGATTGTGGGCCAGCTTCCCCAGTTCGGAAGCCTTAAGATAATGCATGTCGCATTATCAGCGTGTCTGTCGCCGACTGCCTCTATAAATTTCACCACTTCCTCTGCCAAGTATTGTGGATTGGCCGTCTTTAGGCCTCTCATATTGACGGTCGAAGTGATTAAATCTACAATCTCTTGATCCGAGAGAATATCGGAGACTCCATCGGTAACCATGCAAATGAAGCATTCATCTCCACCAAATTGCAGTTTCGATCTTTCAGAGTGCGGCAACTGTTCTGTGTTTCCGACCAAATAGGAATAAATATCTGGTTCACTAGAGAGACCCTCTTTCTTACCGACCAGATCACCGAACGATCTAGTATTCGCAAACTTGTTTAAAAACCTCTTTTCACCAAAAGAATCtgcctcttcttcttctttcttaacATCCATATTTAGTCTCTTGGATTCTCTAGAGGATGTTGGATGATGCAACCTTGTCAATGGGTGTGCGATTCCGTTCTTGTCACATATAATAATCTTGGTGTCGCCTACTTGGGTGACTACGAGCTTAAAGAGGCCATTAGGATAGATGAAAAATGAGTCGTCTGTCTTCAAGTTGTTATTATAAGACGACAGGAAGATAGAGGATGCAGTAGATCCACCTGAGTACCTTTTTAAATGCTCCTCTGCGGAAAAATTCTCAGGTAAGGATTCCATATCATCGAACCCACAGCATTTCTCTAGATCGAACTTAAGGAAAGAGTAATACAGACGTAATCTTTCGAGATCTGTTAACAGGCTCGTTTTATCTATGATGTTCCCCCATTTGTCAAAAATCATCCGCGAACCCTTCTGGTCTGCGCCGAATAACACAAGCTCCTGCTTGGTGTTACAATTCTTTATGAACTTGTCGTAGAACTGCTCTCTGCTCTGGTATAGGTCGTTCCAGTACTTCCCACCGATCAATTTCCTGTATCTGTCCAGCAGATGAAAGAAATCTTGCTCACTGGGGTAGCCCGCAACAATATCCTTGTAAAACTCCCGCGCAAGAAGTTTCGACACCCTGCCTTCACCGCCATGACCGTCAAATATCGACACATTCAGCACAGACCTGCTGTTCTTGCTCAGCAAGTCCTTATTCTTATACGCCAGCAACTGCTCCGTGCGGGAGGGCATCCGCAGCATGTTGATCGAGTACGAGTCCTCATTGTGCAGCCGGTTCACCCGCGAAGTGGCATGCCCGATCGAACTGGGGAACTTCTCCAAATGtatcttcaaagaaactGACTTCTGCACACCAGTGCCACTGCCACTACCAGCACTGCCAACACGACCAGCACCGCCAGCACGCCCCGCAGCCCGAAGCGACTTCGCAGCGGCCTCCTTCACATTGGAAGGTATCAGGTGGATATACGACTGAGCACACGACATCGCCAATTGCAGTAGTGTAGTCTCAAGTCCGCTGAGATGCACCACTGCAGAGGTACCCAGAAGCACTACGGTCCTGTTCCTTTTATATACTTGGACTATTAGCTGTGGTAAGGAAGGAGTGCGATGAGGGGCAGCGATGTCGCATATTGAAATCCGATTATTTGGGTGGGGGGACGGGGAAAGTGAAAGTGAAGGATTTGTGCGAGCGTTTCTGAGTGAAACTGGTGCCCCCCTCACTTCTGCTATGTTTAGCTAATAATGGGCGTGTTAGGTGATGATGAGCTATATGGGAGTTGGTATTGTTGAAGTTCTTGGTAGTGGTACTTAATCTATATATCTACTTCAACAGTTCCTCGATGATCTTGTTGACTGTGGCGTTGTCGTTAGGGTCGAGGGACTTGACTCCGAGGCGTCTGAGGGCCTCGACgatcttgttcttctcGAATCCCTGGGACTCGAACTCCTTGACGATCTCTGGGTCGATACCGTAGAGTTG
Encoded proteins:
- the PTC6 gene encoding type 2C protein phosphatase PTC6 (CAGL0E00649g~Ortholog(s) have [pyruvate dehydrogenase (lipoamide)] phosphatase activity, magnesium-dependent protein serine/threonine phosphatase activity); this encodes MSCAQSYIHLIPSNVKEAAAKSLRAAGRAGGAGRVGSAGSGSGTGVQKSVSLKIHLEKFPSSIGHATSRVNRLHNEDSYSINMLRMPSRTEQLLAYKNKDLLSKNSRSVLNVSIFDGHGGEGRVSKLLAREFYKDIVAGYPSEQDFFHLLDRYRKLIGGKYWNDLYQSREQFYDKFIKNCNTKQELVLFGADQKGSRMIFDKWGNIIDKTSLLTDLERLRLYYSFLKFDLEKCCGFDDMESLPENFSAEEHLKRYSGGSTASSIFLSSYNNNLKTDDSFFIYPNGLFKLVVTQVGDTKIIICDKNGIAHPLTRLHHPTSSRESKRLNMDVKKEEEEADSFGEKRFLNKFANTRSFGDLVGKKEGLSSEPDIYSYLVGNTEQLPHSERSKLQFGGDECFICMVTDGVSDILSDQEIVDLITSTVNMRGLKTANPQYLAEEVVKFIEAVGDRHADNATCIILRLPNWGSWPTIDRTGAEREEKLMGSSKGERA